TTGCTTCAACATATACTTTCTGACCATCTCTTAATTCTTTGATTGTATCTGCAACTTTAATGATTGGTCCTGGACACATTTCGCCTTTAGCATCAATTTTTACAGGTTCAAGTGAACTTACATGATTTTTATAGGCTTCATATCCTCCTTCGAGGGTATATGCATCGTATCCTAATTCGGATAATTGTTCAACTGCTTCGTTACTTCTTTTTCCTGTTTTACAGTAAATGTAGATTTTTTTATTTTTATCTATTGAATCTAAGTTGTATGATATTTCTTCTAATGGTATATGTATTGAATTTTCAATTTTTCCTAGATTTAATTCTTCCTTGTCTCTCACATCAATCAGTATTGTTGTGTTTGACTCTTCGTTTAAGTATTCTTCGATAGTAATTGTGTTAGTCATGTTTTTCATCACTTTTATTTTTTTTCGCCCGAGTAATGAAAACGCAAAAAAATAACAATAGTTATATTTTGCTAAATTAATATTTTGTAAAGAGGTATTTAAATCTATTGTTTAATCTGATCATATTTGCTAAATTACAAAAATATTTTACATCAATATAGTTATTTTACTTCAATTTTTTTAATCAGTTATAAAAAATATAACAATAGTTATATACTAGAAGATATAAACTACATATTCGCCAGACTACTTTTAAATGTCATCAAAAAATATGATGATATTTTTCATTCACACACCAAAAACCTGGTTACGCAAGTAATCAATCAAAAAAATGGAGGTTTTCAATTCGTGATTGATAAAAAATATGTTCTAATATTATTAGTTCTATTCTTCATTGCTATAAATTCAGTAAACGCAACCTCAGATATAGATTTAGTCTCAAATAGTAGTGATGATGAATTGTCAGCAGATAATTTGGACAATATTTTAAGTGAACAAACAGGAACATTTACAGAATTACAGGAATTAGTAAGTAGTGGCGGAACTATAGATTTAACAAAAGACTATAAATTCGACAGTTCCACAGATGATGACTTTAATGATGGAATTTCAATATCCAGAAGTGTTACTATTAATGGGAATAATCATGTAATAGACGCTCAGGGTCAAGGAAGGATCTTTGAAATTACAGCTAGCAATGTTATACTAAAAGATTTAACCATAATCAACGGATATTATTATCACTACCGTTATAATAACGATTATGGTGGAGCTATTTACTGGAGCGGAAGTAACGGTCAGGTAATTAACTCAACCTTTAAAAACAATTATGCAGATGATACTGGAGGAGCTATCTACTGGGCAGGAAGTAATGGAAAAATTACTAACTCTCACTTTGATAACAACACAGCATACAATGGCCAGGGCGGAGCAATATATGCTCCTAAAAACGCTAATGGAATTACAATTTCAAACTCCAATTTCACCAACAATAAAGTACTGGGATCTGCTGGTTACGGTGGAGCATTATACTTTTGGACATGTGCAAATGCAGTAGTGATAAATTCAAGATTCATAAATAATAGCGCTACCAATGGTGGAGCAATAGGTGGAGACTCAAGTAACAATGCACAATTCACAAGCCTATACTTTAAAGGCAATAAAGGGTATCGCGGTGGAGCAATCTACTGGTATCGTGGTGAAAAAGCAACATTGAAAAATTCCACATTTATAGAAAACAATGCAACATCAACAAATGGTGGAGGAGCAATCCACTGGTACAATAGCCCAAATGGAGTTATAACAAATTCAACATTTATAGGAAATAAGGCACTACGAACAAATGGTGGAGCAATCAGATTCCAAGACACTAACAAAGGAGAAATATCAAAATCAATCTTTATCAATAACACTGCCCTAAACAATGGTGGTGCTATAAGTTGGGAAAATAGTAATGGTGAAATATCAACATCTGAATTCATTAACAATGCTGCAACTTATGGACAATCCGTAAGAATAAATAAAGGCACTGTTAAAGTTTCAGATTCAAACTTTACAGATAAAACATCAAGTTATAGTATATTTTCAACTTCAGATTTGACTTTAAGTAATAATAACTTAAATGAAGAGAATTATATCTATCTGGAGGATAAGAAAATTCTTTCAAAAACTAATATTATCGTTTTAGAAAATCAAACAAAGTACTCTCTCTCAAATGTCACTTTAAAAGCTCTAATATTCGATGATAACAATAACAAGATTGTCTTGTCTGGTAATTTCACCAGGTTAAAATTTGATGTTGATAAAAATTTAGTTGAAGCAGCACAGAATGAATATGGTGTATGGTCCTATGATTATACATTCACAAAGCCTGGAGTTTATGTTGTTTCAGCTTCTCAGGAAAACTTAACAACAGCAAATATCTTTAAAGGTACAGTAATTATTAAGTTTGACTCTAAATTCAACATTTCAACCAAAGATATTAATTTGGGTGAAAACGCTACTATTACTATCACTTTGGATGAAGATGCTCGTGGAAACATAACTTTAATAATAGGAAATGAAACCTATAAAATTCAATTGAATGACACTAATAAAGGTGTAATTGAATTTAATGTTACATTTGAAGATGCTGGAACATATAATGTTACTGCAATTTACACAAGCAATAATGATTACTTCGATAGCTCTTTGAATGCAACAATTAAAGTGAAACCTTTTATTACAGTCT
The window above is part of the Methanobrevibacter sp. genome. Proteins encoded here:
- a CDS encoding right-handed parallel beta-helix repeat-containing protein; its protein translation is MIDKKYVLILLVLFFIAINSVNATSDIDLVSNSSDDELSADNLDNILSEQTGTFTELQELVSSGGTIDLTKDYKFDSSTDDDFNDGISISRSVTINGNNHVIDAQGQGRIFEITASNVILKDLTIINGYYYHYRYNNDYGGAIYWSGSNGQVINSTFKNNYADDTGGAIYWAGSNGKITNSHFDNNTAYNGQGGAIYAPKNANGITISNSNFTNNKVLGSAGYGGALYFWTCANAVVINSRFINNSATNGGAIGGDSSNNAQFTSLYFKGNKGYRGGAIYWYRGEKATLKNSTFIENNATSTNGGGAIHWYNSPNGVITNSTFIGNKALRTNGGAIRFQDTNKGEISKSIFINNTALNNGGAISWENSNGEISTSEFINNAATYGQSVRINKGTVKVSDSNFTDKTSSYSIFSTSDLTLSNNNLNEENYIYLEDKKILSKTNIIVLENQTKYSLSNVTLKALIFDDNNNKIVLSGNFTRLKFDVDKNLVEAAQNEYGVWSYDYTFTKPGVYVVSASQENLTTANIFKGTVIIKFDSKFNISTKDINLGENATITITLDEDARGNITLIIGNETYKIQLNDTNKGVIEFNVTFEDAGTYNVTAIYTSNNDYFDSSLNATIKVKPFITVFAENLTRGYNSGKDFEATFKDKYGKELKNSEVEFIINNHSYKVKTDNNGVAILNAKLYSGKYTVEVKNLLTNESLIRSLNIVDRIQENSDLNIFYRQSYYTVRAYGDDGNPVKAGEIVTFKVHGVTYYVKTNNNGYASLKINLAHKTYIITAEYKGFKVSNKIVVKPVIIAKNVKVKKSSKTIKIKITLKAKSVLKNKKLKVRFKGKTFKLKTNGKGIAYFKIKKNIIKKLKKGKTYKYKVIYIEDSVTKTIKIK